From the genome of Salvelinus alpinus chromosome 19, SLU_Salpinus.1, whole genome shotgun sequence, one region includes:
- the LOC139544889 gene encoding Golgi phosphoprotein 3-like has protein sequence MTSLTQRSSGLVQRRTEASRTAAADKDRGSGDEDFEPRRGEEQEEQEKGDSKETRLTLMEEVLLLGLKDREGYTSFWNDCISSGLRGCMLIELAIRGRLQLEACGMRRKSLLARKVICKSDAPTGDVLLDEALKHVKETQPPETVQSWIELLSGETWNPLKLHYQLRNVRERLAKNLVEKGVLTTEKQNFLLFDMTTHPLTNDNIKQRLVKRVQEAVLEKWVNDPHRMDKRLLALIFLAHSSDVLENAFSPLLDDQYDLAMKRVRQLLDLEPEGESTKTNANELLWAVVAAFTK, from the exons ATGACTTCCCTGACACAGCGGAGCTCTGGCCTAGTGCAGAGACGGACCGAGGCCTCTCGTACGGCTGCCGCCGACAAGGACAGAGGGTCCGGGGATGAAGACTTCGAGCCCCGCCGCGGGGAAGAACAAGAGGAGCAAGAGAAGGGAGACTCCAAAGAAACTCGACTCACGTTGATGGAAGAAGTACTACTCTTGGGATTGAAGGACCGCGAG GGCTACACGTCGTTCTGGAACGACTGCATCTCGTCGGGGCTGCGCGGCTGTATGCTCATAGAGCTGGCCATCAGAGGACGACTGCagctggaggcctgtggcatgaGGAGGAAAAGCCTGCTCGCCAGGAAG GTGATCTGTAAGTCAGATGCTCCGACAGGGGACGTGCTATTGGACGAGGCTCTCAAACACGTGAAGGAGACACAGCCCCCAGAGACGGTGCAGAGCTGGATCGAGCTGCTCAGCG gtgaGACGTGGAACCCTCTGAAGCTACACTACCAGCTGAGGAACGTGAGGGAGCGTCTAGCCAAGAACCTGGTGGAAAAGGGCGTGCTGACCACGGAGAAACAGAACTTCCTCCTCTTCGACATGACCACTCACCCGCTCACCAACGACAACATCAAACAACGTCTCGTCAAGAGGGTTCAAGAGGCCGTGTTGGAGAAATGGGTCAACGACCCGCACCGCATGGACAAGCGGCTGCTCGCCCTCATCTTCCTGGCCCACTCGTCTGATGTCCTGGAGAATGCCTTTTCCCCTCTGCTGGACGACCAGTATGACCTGGCCATGAAGAGAGTACGGCAGCTCTTGGACCTGGAGCCAGAGGGGGAGAGCACGAAGACCAACGCCAATGAGTTGTTGTGGGCCGTGGTGGCCGCCTTTACCAAGTGA